The Gallus gallus isolate bGalGal1 chromosome 31, bGalGal1.mat.broiler.GRCg7b, whole genome shotgun sequence genome includes a region encoding these proteins:
- the LOC121107826 gene encoding uncharacterized protein LOC121107826 isoform X5, with protein MAAGTAPRLKRLLTKAGRPCALREPEMDCEGPNRASPGRQAAARPGEAQSWQASAPSAEGSCGGASARRGHIRHGRIRLVSVRGRESSQAGAPGQAEDVTARLTSPGCWKLGAVTVRFRDDDGPSPRSRGELCCSVCYPAQPVAGGLGRQSCQRGLWSSTTESTILLFLLEPWPGCGEKSKRRKRAPGVGVPPDCHVDRFIQWHQGWTCLQRLWTPRPRDGCIAVQLPSGRESFSRCSLPTGLPQIVAIWDAVSDYILEQMKLDKGVLVPGLGLFAAVREQFHSKEVAVSVRRPVFQLDIGVLWLQDLQSPTDIIPDDVKIERLNYRQLSRATGISLHVVQRCVRETVLLYCHLLRNKAHVSFAFKNIGVMTYEDDFLCMRFLSSCITTLESNASLTALLHTRIWPARSADFGSETTAHGIQVLPRFQLAVKKSRAEAAAERNAAVARKMSRGGTAGRLLQKRKTLPPSMLLQYQAGSRQQDVAKKPSARSSGKCLPCGMKQTARGPCTSSR; from the exons ATGGCAGCCggcacagccccacggctgAAGCGGCTGCTTACAAAGGCAGGGCGGCCGTGTGCGCTGCGGGAGCCCGAAATGGACTGTGAGGGGCCCAACCGGGCCAGCCCGGGCCGGCAGGCTGCAGCGCGGCCGGGTGAGGCTCAGAGCTGGCAGGCCTCTGCCCCCTCCGCTGAGGGTTCGTGCGGCGGAGCTTCTGCCCGGAGGGGCCACATCCGGCACGGCAGGATTCGGCTGGTTAGTGTGCGAGGCCGGGAAAGCTCGCAGGCTGGGGCTCCGGGGCAGGCGGAGGATGTCACAGCGCGGCTGACATCACCgggctgctggaagctgggTGCTGTCACAGTGCGTTTCCGTGACGACGACGGGCCCTCCCCAAGGAGCCGAggggagctttgctgctctgtttgttacCCGGCGCAGCCTGTCGCGGGGGGGCTGGGCAGACAGTCTTGCCAAAGAGGCCTGTGGTCCAGCACAACTGAGAGCAcaatccttttgtttctcctcgaaccctggccaggctgtggggagaaaagcaagaggagaaagagggcACCGGGTGTTGGTGTTCCCCCGGACTGCCACGTGGATCGGTTCATTCAGTGGCATCAAGGCTGGACCTGCTTGCAGCGGCTTTGGACACCTCGCCCACGGGATGGATGCATTGCTGTACAACTCCCCAGTGGCCGGGAGAGCTTCTCCAGATGCTCATTGCCAACGGGGCTCCCCC agattGTGGCGATCTGGGATGCTGTGTCTGATTACATCCTGGAACAGATGAAGCTGGACAAG GGAGTCCTGGTCCCGGGACTCGGGCTCTTTGCTGCGGTCCGAGAGCAATTCCACAGCAAAGAAGTGGCGGTGTCGGTCCGAAGACCTGTCTTCCAGCTGGACATCggggtgctgtggctgcaggacctCCAGTCGCCCACCGACATCATCCCCG ACGATGTCAAGATTGAGCGGCTGAACTACCGGCAGCTCTCGCGAGCCACCGGCATCTCGCTGCACGTGGTGCAGCGCTGCGTGCGAGAGACCGTCCTCTTGTACTGTCACCTCCTGAGGAACAAGGCGCACGTCTCATTCGCCTTCAAGAACATCGGCGTTATGACGTACGAGGACGACTTCCTCTGCATGAGGTTCTTGTCCAGCTGCATTACAACGCTGGAGAGCAATGCCAGCctgactgcactgctccacACT AGAATTTGGCCGGCCCGTTCTGCTGACTTCGGGTCAGAGACTACCGCTCATGGAATCCAGGTGTTGCCGAG GTTTCAGCTCGCTgtgaaaaagagcagagcagaggccgCCGCAGAAAGGAACGCTGCAGTGGCGCGGAAGATGAGTAgag GGGGCACTGCCGGCAGGCTGCTACAGAAGCGGAAGACACTTCCcccctccatgctgctgcaatACCAGGCAGGCTCAAGGCAGCAAGATGTGGCAAAGAAGCCTTCTGCCAG gagCTCCGGGAAGTGTCTGCCCTGTGGAATGAAGCAGACCGCACGTGGCCCGTGTACCAGCAGCAGGTAG